The Cucumis melo cultivar AY chromosome 5, USDA_Cmelo_AY_1.0, whole genome shotgun sequence genome has a segment encoding these proteins:
- the LOC103485768 gene encoding PH, RCC1 and FYVE domains-containing protein 1-like isoform X3 encodes MRACEGILHLLHHDPGDLDGVSYENTGQNRLGKAFSELLTYTAVSKGTSQPKSIVNPSLSTALVDNSNGRISASEGFRVSLSSAVSSSSQGSCPEDFDALGDVYIWGEGIGDGLLGGGVNKVGSQCSLNSKLDAQLPKALESTVVLDVQGIACGGRHAVLVTRQGEIFSWGEESGGRLGHGVEADVSHPKIIDTLSGMNVELVACGEYHTCAVTLSGDLYSWGDGTHNYGLLGHGSEVSHWIPQKVSGQMEGIRVSYISCGVWHTAVVTSAGQLFTFGDGSFGALGHGDHITSNFPREVETLRGLRTTKVACGVWHTAAAVEAINELSDSGTSANPSSGKLYTWGDGDKGRLGHGDNEPRLVPECVAALIEENICQVACGNDLTVALTSAGRVYTMGSTAYGQLGSATANGKIPTCVEGEIANSFVEEVACGSYHVAVLTSKTEVYTWGKGSNGQLGHGDNNHRNTPTIVDVLKDKQVKNVACGSNFTVVICLHKWVSSADHSVCSGCHNPFGFRRKRHNCYNCGLVFCKACSSKKSLKASLAPNLNKPYRVCDDCFNKLKKAMESSSVSQNSRARTGNMHYKSNGVMDKETWVPKLQATLSRLSSFGAVNNAESVHSRLASRATSPVLGTSSPIRSSEDFSEDSKRANDSLTQEIISLRAQVQELTCKSKNLEAELEKTSKKLMEVTAIAADEAEKCKSAKEVIKSLAAQLKEMAEKMPEAQTAIVNSSTVSGQNGSNLNQLSTESLSMSINSRLESNGISKSQTLSTGIKTVNEKAEWVVQDEPGVYITLSALPGGFNELKRVRFSRRHFTEAQAEKWWAEFGAKVCERHKVKSTD; translated from the exons ATGCGCGCATGCGAAGGAATTCTCCATCTATTACACCAT GATCCTGGAGATCTTGATGGGGTTTCTTACGAAAATACTGGACAGAACAGACTAGGGAAAGCATTTTCTGAACTATTAACCTACACTGCAGTTTCCAAGGGTACTAGCCAGCCCAAGTCAATTGTCAATCCTTCTCTATCAACTGCGCTTGTAGATAACTCAAATGGCCGAATTTCTGCATCTGAGGGTTTTCGAGTTAGTTTATCCAGTGCAGTGAGCTCATCAAGTCAAGGATCATGTCCAGAAGATTTTGATGCCTTGGGGGATGTCTATATATGGGGAGAAGGTATAGGGGATGGATTGTTGGGTGGTGGTGTGAACAAGGTTGGCAGCCAATGTTCATTAAACTCCAAGCTGGACGCTCAGCTACCGAAGGCATTGGAGTCAACAGTTGTTCTAGATGTTCAGGGTATTGCATGTGGTGGCAGACATGCTGTGCTGGTTACCAGACAGGGTGAGATTTTTAGTTGGGGTGAGGAGTCAGGTGGGAGGCTTGGGCATGGTGTAGAAGCTGATGTTTCTCATCCAAAAATCATTGATACTCTCAGTGGCATGAATGTCGAACTAGTAGCATGCGGAGAGTACCATACTTGTGCCGTAACACTTTCAGGGGATCTTTATAGTTGGGGTGACGGGACTCATAATTATGGTCTACTTGGTCATGGTAGCGAAGTTAGTCATTGGATTCCACAAAAGGTAAGTGGTCAGATGGAGGGGATTCGTGTATCTTATATCTCTTGTGGAGTGTGGCATACAGCTGTGGTGACATCAGCTGGTCAGTTATTCACATTTGGGGATGGTTCTTTCGGAGCCTTGGGTCATGGGGATCATATTACTTCAAATTTTCCACGGGAAGTGGAAACTTTGAGAGGGCTTAGAACAACAAAAGTTGCCTGTGGTGTTTGGCACACTGCTGCTGCTGTTGAAGCAATTAATGAACTTTCTGATTCAGGTACTTCAGCAAATCCTTCATCTGGAAAACTTTACACATGGGGTGATGGAGACAAAGGCCGGCTTGGACATGGAGATAATGAGCCTAGACTTGTTCCTGAATGTGTAGCTGCATTGATTGAAGAAAATATATGTCAAGTGGCATGTGGCAATGATCTCACAGTTGCTTTAACATCGGCAGGACGGGTATATACAATGGGGAGTACTGCTTATGGCCAGTTAGGAAGTGCTACAGCTAATGGAAAGATTCCTACTTGTGTTGAAGGTGAAATTGCCAACAGTTTTGTTGAAGAGGTTGCCTGTGGTTCTTATCATGTTGCAGTATTAACCTCCAAAACTGAGGTTTATACTTGGGGAAAAGGTTCAAATGGGCAGTTAGGACATGGAGACAACAATCACAGAAATACACCTACCATTGTAGATGTCCTGAAAGATAAGCAAGTGAAAAATGTTGCATGTGGTTCAAACTTCACTGTTGTTATATGTCTTCATAAATGGGTATCAAGTGCTGACCATTCTGTATGTTCTGGTTGTCACAACCCATTTGGTTTCAGAAGGAAGCGTCACAACTGTTACAACTGTGGTCTAGTATTCTGCAAAGCATGCAGCAGCAAAAAATCCCTGAAGGCATCTTTAGCCCCAAATTTGAATAAGCCGTATCGAGTGTGCGATGATTGTTTCAATAAGCTAAAGAAGGCCATGGAATCCAGTTCTGTTTCACAAAATTCTAGGGCCAGAACTGGAAATATGCATTATAAATCTAATGGTGTTATGGACAAAGAGACGTGGGTTCCAAAATTGCAAGCAACACTCTCTAGACTTTCATCTTTTGGTGCTGTTAATAATGCTGAAAGCGTGCACTCCAG ATTAGCTTCTCGAGCAACATCTCCTGTATTGGGAACATCAAGCCCGATTCGATCATCTGAAGACTTTTCAGAGGATTCTAAGCGTGCAAATGACAGTTTAACCCAGGAAATCATTAGTTTGAGGGCACAG GTGCAAGAGCTCACTTGCAAATCCAAAAATCTTGAAGCTGAACTCGAGAAGACCTCAAAGAAATTGATGGAGGTTACTGCAATAGCTGCAGATGAAGCTGAAAAATGCAAATCAGCCAAGGAAGTTATTAAATCCCTTGCGGCTCAG TTAAAAGAGATGGCTGAAAAAATGCCAGAGGCACAAACTGCTATTGTTAACTCTAGCACTGTTTCTGGGCAAAATGGTAGTAATTTGAACCAGCTTTCCACCGAGAGCCTTTCAATGAGCATAAACTCACGTTTGGAGTCGAATGGCATTTCAAAAAGTCAAACCTTATCAACTGGAATCAAAACAGTAAACGAGAAGGCAGAATGGGTTGTACAAGACGAACCAGGCGTGTATATAACTTTGTCTGCTTTGCCTGGAGGATTCAATGAGCTGAAACGAGTTCGTTTCAG TCGAAGACATTTTACAGAAGCACAAGCCGAGAAATGGTGGGCGGAATTCGGAGCCAAGGTATGCGAGCGGCACAAAGTAAAGAGTACCGATTAA
- the LOC103485768 gene encoding PH, RCC1 and FYVE domains-containing protein 1-like isoform X1: MADTQKVGLAQRDIEQAIIALKKGAHLLKYGRRGKPKFCPFRLSSDESLLLWYSGKDEKQLKLSLVSKIIPGQRTAIFQQHPQPEKEYQSFSLLYNDRSLDLICKDKDEAEVWFVGLKALITRGNHRKWRVESRCESVSSDSPHARMRRNSPSITPCDPGDLDGVSYENTGQNRLGKAFSELLTYTAVSKGTSQPKSIVNPSLSTALVDNSNGRISASEGFRVSLSSAVSSSSQGSCPEDFDALGDVYIWGEGIGDGLLGGGVNKVGSQCSLNSKLDAQLPKALESTVVLDVQGIACGGRHAVLVTRQGEIFSWGEESGGRLGHGVEADVSHPKIIDTLSGMNVELVACGEYHTCAVTLSGDLYSWGDGTHNYGLLGHGSEVSHWIPQKVSGQMEGIRVSYISCGVWHTAVVTSAGQLFTFGDGSFGALGHGDHITSNFPREVETLRGLRTTKVACGVWHTAAAVEAINELSDSGTSANPSSGKLYTWGDGDKGRLGHGDNEPRLVPECVAALIEENICQVACGNDLTVALTSAGRVYTMGSTAYGQLGSATANGKIPTCVEGEIANSFVEEVACGSYHVAVLTSKTEVYTWGKGSNGQLGHGDNNHRNTPTIVDVLKDKQVKNVACGSNFTVVICLHKWVSSADHSVCSGCHNPFGFRRKRHNCYNCGLVFCKACSSKKSLKASLAPNLNKPYRVCDDCFNKLKKAMESSSVSQNSRARTGNMHYKSNGVMDKETWVPKLQATLSRLSSFGAVNNAESVHSRLASRATSPVLGTSSPIRSSEDFSEDSKRANDSLTQEIISLRAQVQELTCKSKNLEAELEKTSKKLMEVTAIAADEAEKCKSAKEVIKSLAAQLKEMAEKMPEAQTAIVNSSTVSGQNGSNLNQLSTESLSMSINSRLESNGISKSQTLSTGIKTVNEKAEWVVQDEPGVYITLSALPGGFNELKRVRFSRRHFTEAQAEKWWAEFGAKVCERHKVKSTD, from the exons ATGGCCGATACCCAGAAAGTTGGTCTCGCCCAGAGGGATATCGAGCAG GCCATTATAGCACTTAAGAAAGGGGCACATTTACTTAAATATGGAAGGAGGGGGAAGCCGAAGTTCTGCCCTTTCAGGCTTTCAAGT GATGAGTCTTTACTACTATGGTACTCTGGAAAAGATGAGAAGCAGCTAAAATTAAGTTTGGTTTCAAAGATCATTCCTGGCCAACGTACT GCAATATTTCAGCAGCATCCACAACCCGAAAAGGAGTACCAGTCATTTTCACTCTTGTATAATGATAGATCATTAGATTTG ATATGTAAAGACAAGGATGAAGCTGAAGTTTGGTTTGTTGGTCTGAAGGCATTGATCACACGAGGAAACCATCGCAAGTGGAGAGTTGAATCAAGATGTGAGAGTGTATCTTCAGATAGTCCGCATGCGCGCATGCGAAGGAATTCTCCATCTATTACACCATGT GATCCTGGAGATCTTGATGGGGTTTCTTACGAAAATACTGGACAGAACAGACTAGGGAAAGCATTTTCTGAACTATTAACCTACACTGCAGTTTCCAAGGGTACTAGCCAGCCCAAGTCAATTGTCAATCCTTCTCTATCAACTGCGCTTGTAGATAACTCAAATGGCCGAATTTCTGCATCTGAGGGTTTTCGAGTTAGTTTATCCAGTGCAGTGAGCTCATCAAGTCAAGGATCATGTCCAGAAGATTTTGATGCCTTGGGGGATGTCTATATATGGGGAGAAGGTATAGGGGATGGATTGTTGGGTGGTGGTGTGAACAAGGTTGGCAGCCAATGTTCATTAAACTCCAAGCTGGACGCTCAGCTACCGAAGGCATTGGAGTCAACAGTTGTTCTAGATGTTCAGGGTATTGCATGTGGTGGCAGACATGCTGTGCTGGTTACCAGACAGGGTGAGATTTTTAGTTGGGGTGAGGAGTCAGGTGGGAGGCTTGGGCATGGTGTAGAAGCTGATGTTTCTCATCCAAAAATCATTGATACTCTCAGTGGCATGAATGTCGAACTAGTAGCATGCGGAGAGTACCATACTTGTGCCGTAACACTTTCAGGGGATCTTTATAGTTGGGGTGACGGGACTCATAATTATGGTCTACTTGGTCATGGTAGCGAAGTTAGTCATTGGATTCCACAAAAGGTAAGTGGTCAGATGGAGGGGATTCGTGTATCTTATATCTCTTGTGGAGTGTGGCATACAGCTGTGGTGACATCAGCTGGTCAGTTATTCACATTTGGGGATGGTTCTTTCGGAGCCTTGGGTCATGGGGATCATATTACTTCAAATTTTCCACGGGAAGTGGAAACTTTGAGAGGGCTTAGAACAACAAAAGTTGCCTGTGGTGTTTGGCACACTGCTGCTGCTGTTGAAGCAATTAATGAACTTTCTGATTCAGGTACTTCAGCAAATCCTTCATCTGGAAAACTTTACACATGGGGTGATGGAGACAAAGGCCGGCTTGGACATGGAGATAATGAGCCTAGACTTGTTCCTGAATGTGTAGCTGCATTGATTGAAGAAAATATATGTCAAGTGGCATGTGGCAATGATCTCACAGTTGCTTTAACATCGGCAGGACGGGTATATACAATGGGGAGTACTGCTTATGGCCAGTTAGGAAGTGCTACAGCTAATGGAAAGATTCCTACTTGTGTTGAAGGTGAAATTGCCAACAGTTTTGTTGAAGAGGTTGCCTGTGGTTCTTATCATGTTGCAGTATTAACCTCCAAAACTGAGGTTTATACTTGGGGAAAAGGTTCAAATGGGCAGTTAGGACATGGAGACAACAATCACAGAAATACACCTACCATTGTAGATGTCCTGAAAGATAAGCAAGTGAAAAATGTTGCATGTGGTTCAAACTTCACTGTTGTTATATGTCTTCATAAATGGGTATCAAGTGCTGACCATTCTGTATGTTCTGGTTGTCACAACCCATTTGGTTTCAGAAGGAAGCGTCACAACTGTTACAACTGTGGTCTAGTATTCTGCAAAGCATGCAGCAGCAAAAAATCCCTGAAGGCATCTTTAGCCCCAAATTTGAATAAGCCGTATCGAGTGTGCGATGATTGTTTCAATAAGCTAAAGAAGGCCATGGAATCCAGTTCTGTTTCACAAAATTCTAGGGCCAGAACTGGAAATATGCATTATAAATCTAATGGTGTTATGGACAAAGAGACGTGGGTTCCAAAATTGCAAGCAACACTCTCTAGACTTTCATCTTTTGGTGCTGTTAATAATGCTGAAAGCGTGCACTCCAG ATTAGCTTCTCGAGCAACATCTCCTGTATTGGGAACATCAAGCCCGATTCGATCATCTGAAGACTTTTCAGAGGATTCTAAGCGTGCAAATGACAGTTTAACCCAGGAAATCATTAGTTTGAGGGCACAG GTGCAAGAGCTCACTTGCAAATCCAAAAATCTTGAAGCTGAACTCGAGAAGACCTCAAAGAAATTGATGGAGGTTACTGCAATAGCTGCAGATGAAGCTGAAAAATGCAAATCAGCCAAGGAAGTTATTAAATCCCTTGCGGCTCAG TTAAAAGAGATGGCTGAAAAAATGCCAGAGGCACAAACTGCTATTGTTAACTCTAGCACTGTTTCTGGGCAAAATGGTAGTAATTTGAACCAGCTTTCCACCGAGAGCCTTTCAATGAGCATAAACTCACGTTTGGAGTCGAATGGCATTTCAAAAAGTCAAACCTTATCAACTGGAATCAAAACAGTAAACGAGAAGGCAGAATGGGTTGTACAAGACGAACCAGGCGTGTATATAACTTTGTCTGCTTTGCCTGGAGGATTCAATGAGCTGAAACGAGTTCGTTTCAG TCGAAGACATTTTACAGAAGCACAAGCCGAGAAATGGTGGGCGGAATTCGGAGCCAAGGTATGCGAGCGGCACAAAGTAAAGAGTACCGATTAA
- the LOC103485769 gene encoding origin of replication complex subunit 6 — MDFHNIARKLDLADSESLIRKAGELRRLSDLHFNSSLIGIGEVCKAVICLEIAATRLGVLFDRSSAIKLAGMSEKAYTRSFNLLQNGLGFKSRLDIRELAVQFGCVRLVASVQKGLSLYKDRFVASLPASRRVSADFSRPVFTAVAFYLCAKKNKLKVDKVKLIELSGTSESEFSCVATSMKDLCFDVFGISSVKKDPRDAKGNRDLLDALPEKRKREDGGYLSDDCEEFPRSKRCKPTAEQTYNQWKSSVIASNNLTKTKVLGKRTRQTSIHFFKEIKETDVK; from the exons ATGGATTTCCACAACATTGCCAGGAAGCTCGATCTTGCCGATTCCGAATCCCTCATCCGAAAAGCTGGGGAGCTTCGTCGACTCTCCGATCTCCATTTCAATTCTTCCCTTATTGGCATT GGTGAGGTTTGCAAGGCCGTCATCTGTTTGGAAATTGCCGCTACCAG ATTAGGGGTTTTGTTTGATAGATCCAGTGCAATCAAGTTAGCTGGGATGTCGGAAAAAGCGTACACCAGATCTTTCAATTTGTTGCAGAATGGTCTTGGTTTCAA AAGTAGGCTCGACATCAGAGAATTGGCAGTACAGTTTGGGTGTGTTAGGCTTGTTGCTTCAGTCCAAAAGGGCTTATCTCT atACAAGGATCGCTTTGTTGCATCACTTCCAGCTTCTCGACGTGTTAGTGCTGACTTCTCTCGACCAGTATTTACAGCTGTAGCTTTTTACTTGTGTGCAAAAAAGAACAAG CTAAAGGTTGACAAAGTTAAGCTCATTGAACTCAGTGGAACATCTGAATCTGAATTTTCATGT GTTGCCACTTCTATGAAGGACTTGTGCTTTGATGTGTTTGGGATTTCTAGTGTAAAGAAAGATCCCAGGGATGCCAAAGGGAACAGAG ACTTGTTAGATGCATTGCCAGAGAAAAGAAAACGCGAGGATGGCGGCTATTTATCTGATGATTGCGAAGAG TTTCCAAGATCAAAACGATGCAAGCCAACGGCTGAACAGACCTATAATCAGTGGAAATCCTCTGTCATTGCTTCCAATAACTTGACCAAGACAAAAG TTCTTGGCAAGCGAACAAGGCAAACTTCCATCCACTTTTTTAAGGAAATTAAAGAAACAGATGTTAAATAG
- the LOC103485768 gene encoding PH, RCC1 and FYVE domains-containing protein 1-like isoform X2 gives MRACEGILHLLHHVSDPGDLDGVSYENTGQNRLGKAFSELLTYTAVSKGTSQPKSIVNPSLSTALVDNSNGRISASEGFRVSLSSAVSSSSQGSCPEDFDALGDVYIWGEGIGDGLLGGGVNKVGSQCSLNSKLDAQLPKALESTVVLDVQGIACGGRHAVLVTRQGEIFSWGEESGGRLGHGVEADVSHPKIIDTLSGMNVELVACGEYHTCAVTLSGDLYSWGDGTHNYGLLGHGSEVSHWIPQKVSGQMEGIRVSYISCGVWHTAVVTSAGQLFTFGDGSFGALGHGDHITSNFPREVETLRGLRTTKVACGVWHTAAAVEAINELSDSGTSANPSSGKLYTWGDGDKGRLGHGDNEPRLVPECVAALIEENICQVACGNDLTVALTSAGRVYTMGSTAYGQLGSATANGKIPTCVEGEIANSFVEEVACGSYHVAVLTSKTEVYTWGKGSNGQLGHGDNNHRNTPTIVDVLKDKQVKNVACGSNFTVVICLHKWVSSADHSVCSGCHNPFGFRRKRHNCYNCGLVFCKACSSKKSLKASLAPNLNKPYRVCDDCFNKLKKAMESSSVSQNSRARTGNMHYKSNGVMDKETWVPKLQATLSRLSSFGAVNNAESVHSRLASRATSPVLGTSSPIRSSEDFSEDSKRANDSLTQEIISLRAQVQELTCKSKNLEAELEKTSKKLMEVTAIAADEAEKCKSAKEVIKSLAAQLKEMAEKMPEAQTAIVNSSTVSGQNGSNLNQLSTESLSMSINSRLESNGISKSQTLSTGIKTVNEKAEWVVQDEPGVYITLSALPGGFNELKRVRFSRRHFTEAQAEKWWAEFGAKVCERHKVKSTD, from the exons ATGCGCGCATGCGAAGGAATTCTCCATCTATTACACCATGTGTCT GATCCTGGAGATCTTGATGGGGTTTCTTACGAAAATACTGGACAGAACAGACTAGGGAAAGCATTTTCTGAACTATTAACCTACACTGCAGTTTCCAAGGGTACTAGCCAGCCCAAGTCAATTGTCAATCCTTCTCTATCAACTGCGCTTGTAGATAACTCAAATGGCCGAATTTCTGCATCTGAGGGTTTTCGAGTTAGTTTATCCAGTGCAGTGAGCTCATCAAGTCAAGGATCATGTCCAGAAGATTTTGATGCCTTGGGGGATGTCTATATATGGGGAGAAGGTATAGGGGATGGATTGTTGGGTGGTGGTGTGAACAAGGTTGGCAGCCAATGTTCATTAAACTCCAAGCTGGACGCTCAGCTACCGAAGGCATTGGAGTCAACAGTTGTTCTAGATGTTCAGGGTATTGCATGTGGTGGCAGACATGCTGTGCTGGTTACCAGACAGGGTGAGATTTTTAGTTGGGGTGAGGAGTCAGGTGGGAGGCTTGGGCATGGTGTAGAAGCTGATGTTTCTCATCCAAAAATCATTGATACTCTCAGTGGCATGAATGTCGAACTAGTAGCATGCGGAGAGTACCATACTTGTGCCGTAACACTTTCAGGGGATCTTTATAGTTGGGGTGACGGGACTCATAATTATGGTCTACTTGGTCATGGTAGCGAAGTTAGTCATTGGATTCCACAAAAGGTAAGTGGTCAGATGGAGGGGATTCGTGTATCTTATATCTCTTGTGGAGTGTGGCATACAGCTGTGGTGACATCAGCTGGTCAGTTATTCACATTTGGGGATGGTTCTTTCGGAGCCTTGGGTCATGGGGATCATATTACTTCAAATTTTCCACGGGAAGTGGAAACTTTGAGAGGGCTTAGAACAACAAAAGTTGCCTGTGGTGTTTGGCACACTGCTGCTGCTGTTGAAGCAATTAATGAACTTTCTGATTCAGGTACTTCAGCAAATCCTTCATCTGGAAAACTTTACACATGGGGTGATGGAGACAAAGGCCGGCTTGGACATGGAGATAATGAGCCTAGACTTGTTCCTGAATGTGTAGCTGCATTGATTGAAGAAAATATATGTCAAGTGGCATGTGGCAATGATCTCACAGTTGCTTTAACATCGGCAGGACGGGTATATACAATGGGGAGTACTGCTTATGGCCAGTTAGGAAGTGCTACAGCTAATGGAAAGATTCCTACTTGTGTTGAAGGTGAAATTGCCAACAGTTTTGTTGAAGAGGTTGCCTGTGGTTCTTATCATGTTGCAGTATTAACCTCCAAAACTGAGGTTTATACTTGGGGAAAAGGTTCAAATGGGCAGTTAGGACATGGAGACAACAATCACAGAAATACACCTACCATTGTAGATGTCCTGAAAGATAAGCAAGTGAAAAATGTTGCATGTGGTTCAAACTTCACTGTTGTTATATGTCTTCATAAATGGGTATCAAGTGCTGACCATTCTGTATGTTCTGGTTGTCACAACCCATTTGGTTTCAGAAGGAAGCGTCACAACTGTTACAACTGTGGTCTAGTATTCTGCAAAGCATGCAGCAGCAAAAAATCCCTGAAGGCATCTTTAGCCCCAAATTTGAATAAGCCGTATCGAGTGTGCGATGATTGTTTCAATAAGCTAAAGAAGGCCATGGAATCCAGTTCTGTTTCACAAAATTCTAGGGCCAGAACTGGAAATATGCATTATAAATCTAATGGTGTTATGGACAAAGAGACGTGGGTTCCAAAATTGCAAGCAACACTCTCTAGACTTTCATCTTTTGGTGCTGTTAATAATGCTGAAAGCGTGCACTCCAG ATTAGCTTCTCGAGCAACATCTCCTGTATTGGGAACATCAAGCCCGATTCGATCATCTGAAGACTTTTCAGAGGATTCTAAGCGTGCAAATGACAGTTTAACCCAGGAAATCATTAGTTTGAGGGCACAG GTGCAAGAGCTCACTTGCAAATCCAAAAATCTTGAAGCTGAACTCGAGAAGACCTCAAAGAAATTGATGGAGGTTACTGCAATAGCTGCAGATGAAGCTGAAAAATGCAAATCAGCCAAGGAAGTTATTAAATCCCTTGCGGCTCAG TTAAAAGAGATGGCTGAAAAAATGCCAGAGGCACAAACTGCTATTGTTAACTCTAGCACTGTTTCTGGGCAAAATGGTAGTAATTTGAACCAGCTTTCCACCGAGAGCCTTTCAATGAGCATAAACTCACGTTTGGAGTCGAATGGCATTTCAAAAAGTCAAACCTTATCAACTGGAATCAAAACAGTAAACGAGAAGGCAGAATGGGTTGTACAAGACGAACCAGGCGTGTATATAACTTTGTCTGCTTTGCCTGGAGGATTCAATGAGCTGAAACGAGTTCGTTTCAG TCGAAGACATTTTACAGAAGCACAAGCCGAGAAATGGTGGGCGGAATTCGGAGCCAAGGTATGCGAGCGGCACAAAGTAAAGAGTACCGATTAA